The genomic stretch ACGAGGCCCTGGGAGGTAGTGGCGAGTCAAGCAACGAAGATGCCCGCTATGTGCTTCCCAATGCGTGTGAGACCAAGATATTCGTCACCATGAACGCGAGGGCGCTTCTTCATTTCTTTGAAGAACGCCTCTGCCTCCGGGCGCAGTGGGAAATACGCGGCGTGGCGGATCAGATGCTCGTGCTTGTCCAGAAAGTCTGCCCGGGTGTCTTTAAAGGAGCAGGCCCCAAGTGTGTGCGCCTTGGGAAATGCCCTGAAGGAAAGATGACTTGTGGGGATTTTGAGAAAATAAAGAAGCGCTATGCGGCTTAACATACAAGATTCCCCTTGACGGGAGCCGTACAGAACCTATATAGAGATAACCGTGGCGCCTGATTAAGGGCTTAATGGGGAATCCCGTTAAAATCGGGAGCGGGCCCGCCGCTGTAACCTCGTCCTTTTCTGCTCAGAAAAGGAAACTCTTTTAGCATTTTTTTACCACTGTTCCGATGGACCGGGATGGGAAGGTCGCTGGAAGGGCGGGGGAGCCAGAAGACCTGCCACGAAAAGAAACAAAGTGTCTCACATCCTCGCGTGCCGGTATGTGAACACTATTACAGGTTGAGGATAAAAAAGGGAAATCCCCAGGCTGAATCATCGGTCTGGGGATTTTTTTTTGTTGCCGGCATTTCAAGAGAATTCGACGTGACGATGCTTCGCAAGACCATACTTACAAGCCTTTTCTTGACCTTATGCCTTGTCTTGTCTGCCTGCTTATTGTCCGTGTGCCGGGCTGACAAAAACGCCCAACTTTTCACAGCACCCGCCGGCGATGCACACAGGCGTAGCCCGGAAGCGCAACGCGTCGTTTCCATGGCCCCCAACATCACGGAGACTATCTTTGCATTAGAGTGTGGAGATCGCCTGGTAGGGGTAACCGATTTCTGCTTATTCCCCGTTGAAGCGAGTGCCATACCAAAGGTGGGGGCATACTATAATCCCAATCTGGAAAGGCTTACCGCCTTGCGTCCCGACCTCGTGGTCTTACAGGGAAAACACGAAAAGGTGGATGCCTTTTGCCGGGCCAAGGGCATTGGCGTCCTGCATGTTGCCATGGACAGTATCTCATCTATCTATGGCGGTATTGTCGATCTGGGTAAAGCGCTTCAATGTCCAGAACGTGCCGAGAACCTATGCACCGGCATTCGCAAGGAGCTGAAGTCTGTTCGGAGCGACGTAGCCGGTTTTGCCCGCCACAAGGTCTTTATCTGTTTGGGCCGGGCTCCTGCCGGCCTGACCAGCTTGTACACTGCAGGAGGACCGAGCTTTATCAGTGAGATACTCCAAATCGCCGGCGGGGACAATGTCTTCCAAGATGTGACACTGCCTTATCCGGAGGCATCCAAGGAGAGCTTGATCAAGCGGGCGCCGGAAGTCATTATCGAAATACGTCCTGGTGAAAATCTCTCAGATCAAAGAAAAAAGCAGATGATAGCAGAATGGGACATCCTCCGTGGCGTTCCGGGGGTTGCTCATCATAGGGTTTATGTACTTACGGAGGACTTCCTTCTTGTGCCCGGACCCCGCGTCGGACTGGCTGCACGCTTTCTGGCACGTACACTCCATCAGGAGATCCAAGATGGGTCATAATCCGCTTTCGGTAGAATCCGTCACTTATCAATATGCGGCAAGCGAATGGCGACTGTTTCCGTCATCCTTTTCTGTGATGAAAGGTGAAATTCTCGGGATCATCGGCCCAAACGGATCAGGCAAAAGCACGCTGTTGAAGCTTGCTGCCCGCATATTATCTCCAGGG from Deltaproteobacteria bacterium encodes the following:
- a CDS encoding ABC transporter substrate-binding protein, which gives rise to MPVCEHYYRLRIKKGNPQAESSVWGFFFVAGISREFDVTMLRKTILTSLFLTLCLVLSACLLSVCRADKNAQLFTAPAGDAHRRSPEAQRVVSMAPNITETIFALECGDRLVGVTDFCLFPVEASAIPKVGAYYNPNLERLTALRPDLVVLQGKHEKVDAFCRAKGIGVLHVAMDSISSIYGGIVDLGKALQCPERAENLCTGIRKELKSVRSDVAGFARHKVFICLGRAPAGLTSLYTAGGPSFISEILQIAGGDNVFQDVTLPYPEASKESLIKRAPEVIIEIRPGENLSDQRKKQMIAEWDILRGVPGVAHHRVYVLTEDFLLVPGPRVGLAARFLARTLHQEIQDGS